One genomic segment of Dysosmobacter sp. Marseille-Q4140 includes these proteins:
- a CDS encoding methyltransferase domain-containing protein, whose translation MKHEKSRHEEIHLGTHGEDYGSWMSNPVFYMIGGLLALSVVLAVLSFTVFRLPWLGAVFSVAAAAFLALLCWCGWIRKQYAFGGGGMMERTHQCLLAHLGFDGKGTLLDVGCGSGALSIRAALTWPEAQVTGINYWGVAYGYGQPMCEKNAASEGVATRCRFQHGDAHQLDFPDDTFDAVVSNYVYHNITGADKQALLRETLRVLKPGGVFALNDDMKPRMYGDMEAFAQDLREAGFQEVRLVDTATEVFGSQRRAAMMMLGESRMLVGRK comes from the coding sequence ATGAAACATGAAAAATCCCGACATGAGGAGATCCACCTTGGTACTCACGGCGAGGACTATGGAAGTTGGATGTCCAACCCGGTCTTTTACATGATTGGCGGTCTGCTGGCCCTATCTGTTGTGCTGGCGGTGCTGTCCTTCACAGTGTTCCGGCTGCCATGGCTAGGAGCGGTTTTTTCGGTGGCCGCCGCAGCATTTCTGGCCCTGCTCTGTTGGTGCGGCTGGATACGCAAACAATACGCTTTCGGCGGCGGTGGGATGATGGAGCGGACCCACCAGTGCCTGCTCGCCCACCTGGGCTTCGATGGCAAGGGGACGCTGCTGGATGTGGGCTGCGGCTCCGGCGCCCTGTCCATCCGGGCGGCCCTCACCTGGCCGGAAGCGCAAGTCACCGGTATCAACTATTGGGGCGTGGCATACGGCTACGGCCAGCCCATGTGCGAGAAGAACGCCGCCAGTGAGGGTGTAGCGACCCGGTGCCGGTTTCAGCACGGGGACGCCCATCAGCTGGACTTCCCCGATGATACCTTTGACGCGGTCGTAAGCAACTATGTCTATCACAATATTACCGGCGCGGATAAGCAAGCACTGCTGCGGGAGACCCTGCGGGTATTAAAGCCCGGTGGGGTATTTGCCCTGAATGACGATATGAAGCCCCGGATGTACGGGGACATGGAGGCCTTTGCCCAGGATCTGCGGGAGGCCGGATTTCAGGAGGTGCGGCTGGTGGATACCGCCACGGAGGTGTTCGGTTCCCAGCGGCGGGCGGCCATGATGATGCTGGGAGAGTCTCGGATGCTGGTTGGGCGAAAG